One stretch of Leadbetterella byssophila DSM 17132 DNA includes these proteins:
- the aroC gene encoding chorismate synthase, which translates to MSSTYGKIFKISTFGESHGAAIGAVVEGCPAGLDFDLEAIQYQLDRRKPGQSRITTQRKEGDVAEVLSGVFENKTTGTPIGLLIRNEDQRSKDYSHIADKFRPSHADFTYTTKYGVRDYRGGGRSSARETAARVAAGALAMQVLKTQGIEIYSYVSQVGNLKLDKSYKEVDLNRIDENAVRCPDPEVAQRMFDYIDEVRKAGDSVGGVITGVIKGVPAGWGEPVFDKLHAELGKAMLSINAVKGFEYGTGFEGASWLGSQHNDIYFKEGDKVRTQTNYSGGIQGGISNGEDIYFRVAFKPTATIMRDQTSINEAGEEVVVSGKGRHDPCVLPRAVPIVDAMSALVLVDFMLRARTSKLLFP; encoded by the coding sequence ATGAGCAGTACCTACGGCAAGATTTTTAAAATTTCCACTTTCGGTGAATCACATGGAGCAGCCATAGGTGCAGTTGTTGAAGGATGTCCGGCGGGTTTGGATTTTGACTTAGAAGCAATCCAGTACCAACTAGACAGAAGGAAGCCGGGGCAATCGCGCATCACTACCCAAAGGAAAGAGGGTGATGTGGCGGAAGTTTTATCCGGGGTGTTTGAGAATAAAACCACAGGAACTCCTATAGGCTTGCTGATCCGTAATGAGGATCAACGTAGTAAGGATTATAGTCATATCGCAGATAAATTTCGTCCTTCTCATGCTGATTTTACCTATACCACAAAATATGGGGTAAGAGATTATAGAGGGGGAGGTAGAAGTTCTGCAAGAGAAACTGCAGCTAGAGTAGCTGCAGGAGCTTTGGCTATGCAAGTTCTGAAGACACAAGGAATAGAAATCTATTCCTACGTATCCCAAGTAGGAAACCTAAAACTGGATAAGAGCTACAAAGAAGTAGATTTAAATAGGATTGATGAAAATGCGGTACGTTGTCCTGATCCGGAAGTGGCACAGCGCATGTTTGATTACATTGATGAGGTAAGAAAAGCGGGGGATTCTGTAGGAGGGGTGATCACCGGTGTAATCAAAGGCGTTCCTGCAGGGTGGGGAGAGCCGGTCTTTGATAAGCTCCATGCCGAATTAGGTAAGGCCATGCTTAGTATAAATGCGGTAAAAGGCTTTGAATACGGGACCGGATTTGAAGGGGCCTCTTGGTTAGGCTCTCAGCACAATGATATTTACTTTAAAGAAGGGGATAAAGTCAGAACACAAACTAACTATTCCGGTGGAATTCAGGGTGGTATCTCGAATGGAGAAGATATCTACTTTAGAGTTGCATTTAAGCCTACTGCCACTATTATGAGAGATCAGACAAGTATCAATGAAGCTGGTGAGGAAGTGGTAGTAAGTGGCAAAGGAAGGCATGACCCATGTGTGTTACCTAGAGCCGTGCCTATTGTAGATGCCATGTCCGCTTTAGTACTGGTTGACTTTATGTTAAGGGCGAGAACTTCGAAACTACTTTTCCCTTAA
- a CDS encoding response regulator transcription factor, whose protein sequence is MKKILLIEDDHQVCAIVKKGLEEENFEVTIATDGDTGLSMASEENYDLIILDIMLPKKSGLEVCTRIRHTSNIPILLLTALGTAENVAEGLNRGADDYLVKPFKFIELIARINSLLRRAGREEEKSEVYKFSGVVLNNTSKTVTVNDQEVALTSTEFKLLLLLMKMPNKVYSRQEILERVWEVNFDLGTNVVDVYINYLRKKLDKHGSPKIIHTVVGMGYVLREK, encoded by the coding sequence TTGAAAAAAATATTATTGATTGAAGACGATCATCAGGTTTGCGCCATCGTTAAAAAGGGCTTAGAAGAAGAAAATTTCGAGGTGACCATTGCCACGGATGGTGATACGGGGCTTTCTATGGCTAGTGAGGAAAACTATGATCTAATTATATTAGACATTATGCTTCCAAAGAAATCCGGTCTAGAAGTGTGCACCCGGATTAGACATACCAGTAATATTCCCATTTTACTTCTCACTGCATTAGGTACTGCAGAGAATGTGGCAGAAGGTTTAAACAGAGGTGCAGATGACTACCTTGTAAAACCATTTAAGTTCATTGAACTTATAGCCAGAATTAATAGCCTATTAAGAAGAGCAGGTAGAGAAGAAGAGAAATCTGAGGTATATAAATTCTCCGGAGTAGTACTTAACAATACTTCAAAAACCGTTACGGTGAATGATCAAGAGGTAGCTTTAACCTCAACAGAATTTAAGTTGCTCCTGCTTTTAATGAAGATGCCTAATAAAGTATACTCTCGCCAGGAGATCCTAGAGAGAGTATGGGAAGTTAATTTTGATTTAGGCACTAATGTAGTGGATGTATATATCAATTATCTAAGGAAGAAGCTGGACAAACACGGCTCTCCTAAGATCATCCACACAGTAGTGGGAATGGGATATGTATTAAGGGAAAAGTAG
- a CDS encoding DUF937 domain-containing protein produces the protein MDVIKKYITESVVDHLSQQLSEEKGSVRKGLELGVNIFLAFVIKFDKGPKNILSVLNDGGHSGELLKNLDNFTASREKSRLLETIGQNIVNYFIGDKLASITDKLAQFLSVKESSASSLLNVSAPVVLGFLGKTVREENLSATQLKDYLQGISDQVVGNLPLNLQSALNLPSYKRSTVGATTHQKAVKELNQKKENWSFIWPWILLVFVGVMIYYFSRIKEVAEKNTVATVKSPTFELQQEEVPVLEDTVEEAPKVEEKKEVVKKVEPEKRQEDTSKKEEKKKPEIPAGFQAVPPYAFAHESAEITQEQYLVDLLQNLMTQSDKKIVLSPLKGSGSIGLDRAYAIRDFLIDKGVGWERINIEQVRSGYTDSGVVLRYQ, from the coding sequence ATGGATGTTATAAAGAAGTACATTACAGAATCTGTAGTAGATCATCTCAGCCAACAATTGAGTGAGGAGAAAGGCAGTGTTAGGAAGGGGCTAGAATTAGGGGTGAATATCTTCTTAGCGTTTGTAATCAAATTTGACAAAGGACCAAAGAATATCCTTAGCGTATTAAACGATGGTGGACATTCAGGAGAGCTCTTGAAAAATCTGGATAATTTTACTGCAAGCAGAGAAAAATCAAGGTTGCTGGAGACCATAGGTCAGAATATCGTCAATTATTTTATTGGAGATAAACTAGCCTCCATTACAGATAAATTAGCTCAATTCCTAAGTGTCAAAGAAAGTTCAGCTTCTTCTCTGCTAAATGTATCTGCGCCCGTAGTCTTAGGTTTCCTTGGTAAAACGGTTAGAGAGGAAAATCTTTCGGCTACTCAATTGAAGGATTATCTTCAAGGAATAAGTGATCAGGTGGTGGGAAATCTACCTTTGAACCTGCAAAGTGCTTTAAACCTGCCCAGTTACAAAAGAAGTACGGTGGGTGCTACCACTCATCAGAAAGCAGTGAAAGAATTAAATCAAAAGAAGGAGAATTGGTCTTTTATATGGCCCTGGATTTTACTGGTTTTTGTAGGGGTCATGATCTATTATTTTTCAAGAATCAAAGAAGTTGCAGAAAAGAACACTGTAGCTACTGTTAAATCCCCAACCTTTGAGCTCCAACAGGAAGAGGTTCCTGTTCTTGAAGATACCGTTGAAGAAGCGCCTAAAGTGGAGGAGAAGAAAGAAGTGGTGAAAAAAGTAGAGCCAGAAAAAAGACAGGAAGATACAAGTAAGAAAGAGGAAAAAAAGAAGCCTGAAATACCAGCAGGATTTCAGGCTGTGCCTCCTTATGCTTTTGCCCATGAAAGTGCAGAAATTACACAGGAGCAGTATCTGGTAGATCTTTTGCAAAATTTAATGACTCAAAGTGACAAGAAAATTGTTCTTAGCCCATTAAAAGGTTCAGGGTCTATAGGTTTAGATAGAGCTTATGCCATTAGAGACTTTCTGATTGACAAGGGGGTAGGCTGGGAACGGATAAACATTGAACAGGTCCGGTCAGGTTACACAGATAGTGGAGTGGTACTCAGATATCAATAG
- a CDS encoding S8 family peptidase codes for MKKIIVLAGLLFSVSVHAQDLKTKFNWHNLDYKEDGVRGISTEKAYKELLKDRKSSTVIVGIIDSGIDIHHEDLKSKIWVNKKEIPGNGIDDDGNGFIDDINGWDFLGNSKGEDVHAEQLESVRVYNALKKKFGENPSKKQIKKNKADYELMNKIYEEIEADRKEAEQYLPLYRNMYSALSEATKVLQKAAGTETLTTSLVQDLKAENLDRKGREAKELWLRMQQFGGISELKRGVEYFEEKVNYNLNYSYDARSIIGDNPNSLEYGKYGNNEVVGPDALHGTHVAGIVGADRNNNLGVLGVANDVEIMVIRAVPNGDERDKDVANAIRYAVDNGARVINMSFGKGYSPNKKWVDEAIEYADSKGVLLVAAAGNDNSDVDVQPQYPNKFSAKGKEFKNWISVGAINFEEGEKLVASFSNFGKKGVDVFAPGVAIYSTTPGSEYQELEGTSMAAPVVSGLAALLFSYFPDLTHHQVKDIILKTVVKVPGAANPAGKTLEDLSTTGGVVNAYEAIKSAIGIQ; via the coding sequence ATGAAGAAAATTATTGTATTAGCAGGTTTGCTATTTAGCGTAAGCGTCCATGCACAAGATTTAAAAACTAAATTCAACTGGCATAACCTAGATTATAAGGAAGATGGAGTTAGGGGAATTAGTACTGAAAAAGCTTATAAAGAATTGTTGAAGGATAGAAAGTCCTCTACTGTAATCGTAGGAATTATTGATTCTGGTATTGATATCCATCATGAAGACTTGAAGTCCAAAATTTGGGTAAACAAAAAAGAAATTCCTGGAAATGGAATTGATGATGACGGAAATGGATTTATAGATGATATAAATGGTTGGGATTTTTTAGGTAATTCAAAAGGGGAAGATGTACATGCAGAGCAATTAGAAAGTGTGCGTGTGTATAATGCCTTGAAAAAGAAGTTCGGTGAGAATCCAAGCAAGAAGCAGATCAAAAAGAATAAGGCAGACTATGAACTCATGAATAAGATTTATGAGGAGATAGAAGCGGATAGGAAGGAGGCAGAGCAGTACTTACCTCTGTATAGAAATATGTATTCTGCCTTATCTGAAGCGACGAAGGTGCTTCAAAAAGCAGCCGGAACTGAGACCTTGACCACCTCACTTGTTCAAGATCTAAAGGCCGAAAACCTAGATAGAAAGGGGAGAGAGGCTAAAGAATTGTGGCTGAGAATGCAGCAGTTTGGTGGTATATCTGAGCTTAAAAGAGGAGTAGAGTACTTTGAAGAAAAAGTGAATTATAATCTTAACTATTCTTATGATGCTAGAAGTATCATTGGTGATAATCCGAACAGCTTAGAATACGGTAAGTATGGTAACAATGAGGTAGTAGGTCCGGATGCTTTGCACGGAACACACGTTGCCGGAATTGTTGGTGCAGATAGAAACAATAACCTGGGAGTGCTGGGAGTAGCTAATGATGTAGAGATCATGGTGATAAGAGCAGTACCTAATGGAGATGAAAGAGATAAGGATGTGGCAAATGCCATTCGTTATGCCGTAGATAACGGGGCAAGAGTGATCAATATGAGCTTTGGTAAAGGTTATTCCCCTAATAAGAAATGGGTAGATGAAGCCATTGAATATGCGGATTCTAAAGGGGTATTATTAGTGGCTGCCGCCGGAAACGATAATTCAGATGTAGATGTTCAGCCCCAATATCCCAATAAATTCAGCGCTAAAGGAAAAGAGTTTAAAAACTGGATCTCCGTTGGCGCTATTAACTTTGAAGAAGGAGAAAAATTAGTGGCCTCTTTCTCAAACTTCGGTAAAAAAGGAGTGGATGTTTTTGCTCCGGGCGTAGCCATTTATAGCACTACCCCCGGCTCAGAATATCAAGAGTTAGAAGGAACCAGTATGGCAGCTCCGGTAGTAAGCGGTTTGGCCGCCTTATTATTTTCTTACTTCCCGGACTTAACCCATCATCAGGTGAAAGATATTATCTTAAAAACCGTAGTAAAGGTTCCCGGTGCGGCTAACCCTGCTGGCAAAACACTAGAAGATTTGAGCACTACCGGAGGAGTAGTGAATGCATATGAAGCTATAAAAAGCGCTATAGGAATACAATGA
- a CDS encoding putative sugar nucleotidyl transferase, protein MNLILFDDPAFRDRLKPLVLNRPVAGLRCGIYTIQEKWENGVGGSASFLTEGYLSHKYPSVFSLDNLYINAHLLPNEQILAEILALKEGEALRSKTGILLAARTSKIFEFGFAFEGGIAFEGEFDFIQSLPDLFLKNGAQIKEDYKFFQKNRDSQPITDPHTVTYGEVFVGKDVSIRAAILSAVDGPIILDEGAIIQEGAIIIGPTYIGKNSMVAFGAKIRSNTSLGSNCRVGGEVGNSIFQAYSNKAHDGFLGNSYIGAWCNLGANTNNSNLKNNYKEVLLHSYQSGKLEPSGQIFCGTFMGDYTKAGISTMFNTGTVVGISSNVFGAGFQSKYIPSFTWGGEAEGYTKYKLDKAIEVIQATMARKEETLDKEEERILAYLAEKGL, encoded by the coding sequence ATGAATTTGATTCTTTTTGATGATCCGGCATTCAGGGATAGGTTGAAACCCTTGGTTCTGAACCGACCAGTAGCTGGACTAAGATGCGGAATTTATACCATACAAGAAAAGTGGGAAAACGGAGTGGGTGGCTCCGCTTCTTTTTTGACAGAAGGATACTTATCTCATAAGTATCCTTCTGTTTTCTCTTTGGATAACTTGTATATCAATGCTCACCTTCTACCTAATGAGCAAATACTAGCAGAGATATTAGCTTTAAAGGAAGGAGAGGCGCTGAGATCAAAAACAGGAATTTTACTTGCTGCTCGTACATCAAAAATCTTTGAATTTGGATTTGCTTTTGAAGGAGGAATAGCATTTGAAGGTGAATTTGATTTTATCCAAAGTCTACCTGACCTGTTCCTGAAAAATGGAGCTCAGATCAAAGAGGATTATAAATTTTTCCAGAAGAATAGAGACTCTCAGCCAATAACAGACCCGCATACAGTAACATACGGGGAAGTTTTTGTAGGCAAAGACGTTTCCATTAGGGCGGCCATACTTAGTGCAGTTGATGGACCTATTATCCTAGATGAGGGTGCCATCATTCAAGAAGGGGCAATAATCATTGGCCCAACTTATATAGGTAAAAATAGCATGGTGGCCTTTGGTGCAAAGATTCGTTCTAACACCAGTTTAGGCTCTAATTGTAGAGTAGGTGGAGAGGTGGGGAATTCCATCTTTCAAGCGTATTCTAATAAAGCGCACGACGGATTCCTAGGGAATTCTTATATCGGTGCCTGGTGTAATTTGGGGGCTAATACGAATAATTCCAACCTGAAGAATAACTACAAGGAAGTCCTTCTACACTCTTATCAGAGTGGGAAGCTGGAACCAAGCGGACAAATTTTCTGTGGTACCTTTATGGGTGACTATACCAAGGCAGGAATTAGCACCATGTTTAATACCGGTACGGTGGTAGGAATAAGTTCCAACGTTTTTGGAGCAGGCTTCCAGTCGAAATACATTCCTAGTTTTACCTGGGGTGGAGAGGCTGAAGGTTATACCAAGTATAAGTTAGATAAAGCCATAGAAGTCATACAAGCTACTATGGCTAGAAAGGAGGAGACATTAGATAAAGAAGAAGAAAGGATACTGGCCTATCTCGCGGAAAAAGGACTATGA
- a CDS encoding DNA polymerase III subunit, giving the protein MKFSDIPGLEETKGRLKDAVRTGHLAHALLFDGKPGGAALPMALALATYVNCEQSGGEDACGQCPACSKYDKLIHPDLTFTFPTAGGKKVLSENFLGEWRNFVKEDPYGTYTDWLNYIGIKQGNIPVEESRQIIQNLSLKSYEGGYKIVLIWNVESMAAPAANALLKILEEPPAKTLFLLVTSDYNRLLATIQSRVQRVAVRDLNEEEMVDYLTQYRQIDPERAKRIAFLSEGNLSDALSRLGREESEHKEWFANWMRYCYVFDIAKIVPTCDQFDEFSKEEQKGVLEYGLKILREIYLENVGLSSMVKLENEELVFVQKFSKVFNFANIGKISEAISDAILHIERNVRAKIVFLDLSMIMATLIKK; this is encoded by the coding sequence ATGAAATTTTCAGATATACCGGGTTTAGAAGAGACAAAAGGACGTTTGAAAGATGCAGTGCGTACAGGACATCTGGCGCATGCGCTTTTATTTGATGGAAAACCCGGAGGGGCGGCATTGCCTATGGCTTTGGCTCTAGCTACTTATGTGAATTGTGAACAAAGTGGAGGAGAAGATGCCTGCGGTCAGTGTCCGGCTTGTAGCAAATACGATAAATTAATACATCCAGACCTTACATTCACTTTCCCTACAGCAGGAGGTAAAAAGGTACTTTCAGAAAACTTCTTGGGGGAGTGGAGGAACTTTGTGAAAGAGGATCCCTATGGAACATATACGGATTGGTTAAACTATATTGGAATCAAACAAGGAAATATTCCGGTAGAAGAGTCGCGCCAAATCATCCAGAATCTTTCACTAAAATCCTACGAAGGAGGATATAAGATTGTATTGATCTGGAATGTAGAATCCATGGCTGCCCCTGCAGCAAATGCTTTATTGAAGATCCTTGAAGAACCACCGGCAAAGACCCTTTTCCTTTTGGTGACATCAGATTATAACCGTCTGCTGGCTACTATCCAATCCAGAGTTCAAAGAGTGGCAGTTCGCGATCTGAATGAGGAAGAAATGGTAGACTATCTGACTCAATATAGGCAGATAGATCCCGAAAGGGCAAAACGCATTGCTTTCCTTTCAGAAGGAAATCTGAGTGATGCTCTTTCTCGTTTAGGTAGAGAGGAGTCAGAACATAAAGAGTGGTTTGCCAACTGGATGAGGTATTGCTATGTATTTGATATAGCTAAGATTGTTCCTACCTGTGATCAGTTTGACGAGTTCTCCAAAGAAGAGCAAAAGGGAGTACTAGAATATGGATTGAAAATTTTACGAGAGATCTATCTGGAAAACGTAGGTTTATCATCCATGGTAAAACTGGAGAATGAGGAGCTGGTGTTTGTTCAAAAGTTCTCCAAAGTCTTCAATTTTGCTAACATAGGTAAGATTTCTGAGGCCATCTCTGATGCTATTCTTCATATTGAGAGGAATGTGAGAGCAAAAATAGTATTCTTAGATCTTTCCATGATCATGGCAACTTTGATTAAAAAATAA
- a CDS encoding ABC-F family ATP-binding cassette domain-containing protein: protein MLNINNLSFYFGGRAIFEDASLQVKPKDKIGLIGLNGKGKSTLLKLIAGEYQPDEGSISKSGDCTIGFLNQDLLSYQTEDSILNVAMQGFERQLALQKEIEEVLHEMETHYRDELVDKLGALQHEFDLLDGYSIQSKAEEILEGLGFRTEDLNKPLKEFSGGWRMRVMLAKLLLSKPSVLMLDEPTNHLDLPSIQWVEKYIANYENAVIVVSHDRQFLDNVCNVTVEVSNHKLVYYPGNYSFFVEEKALRNEIQKGAYENQQAQIRQTERFIERFKAKATKARQVQSRVKALSRMELIDDVIDEDAKVHFRFKFGTQPGRHVMELKNVSKSYGDKVILKNTSATIERGDKIVLIGANGKGKSTLLRIIAGTENIEGERKLGHNVNFSFYAQHQLESLHLEENLVEELKYADGSKSETELRSVLGCFLFSGDDVFKKIKVLSGGEKSRVALAKILISEANFLLLDEPTNHLDMQSVNILVQALEQYEGTYVVVSHDRHFISQVSNKVWYIEDHEIKQYPGSYEEFVVWMEDQGKTLDEPVKRASKPAVAEPTVKKTPKPEADTKKLEKEIAQIEEQIEAQEQLKAKLELELAEVFSDGEKLKVVNQRYEEAGKKLEALHALWEEKVTALDS, encoded by the coding sequence ATGCTGAATATAAATAACCTATCTTTCTATTTTGGAGGTAGAGCCATCTTTGAAGATGCAAGTTTGCAGGTCAAACCAAAAGATAAGATAGGACTTATTGGTTTGAACGGTAAGGGAAAATCTACCTTACTAAAACTTATAGCCGGAGAATATCAACCGGATGAAGGGAGCATTTCAAAATCAGGAGATTGTACTATAGGTTTCCTTAACCAGGATCTTTTGTCGTATCAGACAGAAGATTCCATACTTAATGTGGCAATGCAGGGGTTTGAGAGACAACTGGCCCTTCAGAAGGAAATTGAAGAAGTACTCCATGAGATGGAAACCCATTACAGAGATGAATTGGTAGATAAACTTGGTGCCTTACAACATGAATTTGACCTTCTAGACGGCTATTCAATACAATCCAAAGCGGAAGAAATCCTGGAAGGTTTAGGCTTCAGAACCGAAGATCTGAACAAGCCTCTGAAAGAGTTTTCCGGTGGTTGGAGAATGCGGGTAATGTTAGCTAAACTCCTCCTTTCTAAACCATCCGTACTCATGCTGGATGAGCCTACTAACCACTTGGACTTACCTTCGATCCAGTGGGTAGAAAAGTATATAGCCAATTATGAGAATGCGGTAATTGTAGTTTCTCACGACAGGCAATTCCTAGATAACGTATGTAATGTAACAGTAGAAGTTTCTAATCATAAATTAGTCTACTACCCGGGCAACTATAGCTTCTTTGTAGAAGAAAAAGCCCTAAGGAATGAGATCCAGAAAGGTGCTTATGAAAACCAGCAGGCTCAGATCCGACAAACCGAGCGTTTTATAGAGAGGTTTAAGGCCAAGGCCACAAAAGCAAGGCAAGTGCAATCCAGGGTGAAAGCCTTAAGTAGAATGGAATTGATTGATGATGTCATAGATGAAGATGCCAAAGTTCATTTCCGTTTCAAATTTGGTACACAGCCCGGCAGACACGTTATGGAATTAAAGAACGTGTCAAAGTCGTACGGAGATAAAGTCATCTTAAAGAATACCAGTGCTACTATAGAACGTGGCGACAAGATCGTATTAATTGGAGCGAATGGTAAAGGTAAATCCACCTTATTGCGCATTATAGCTGGTACAGAAAACATAGAAGGGGAAAGGAAATTGGGACATAATGTCAATTTCTCTTTCTACGCACAGCACCAATTAGAATCTCTACACTTGGAAGAAAACCTAGTGGAGGAATTGAAATATGCTGATGGTTCTAAGTCGGAAACTGAATTAAGATCCGTACTAGGTTGCTTCTTGTTTAGCGGAGATGATGTCTTTAAAAAGATTAAAGTCCTTTCAGGGGGGGAGAAGTCAAGGGTTGCCTTAGCAAAGATTCTGATATCTGAAGCGAACTTCCTTCTCCTGGATGAGCCTACTAACCACCTGGATATGCAGTCCGTCAATATTCTGGTACAGGCATTGGAGCAGTACGAAGGGACATATGTGGTGGTTTCTCACGACAGACACTTTATATCTCAAGTGTCCAATAAGGTTTGGTACATTGAAGATCATGAAATAAAGCAATATCCCGGCTCATACGAAGAGTTTGTGGTATGGATGGAAGACCAAGGGAAAACCTTAGATGAACCGGTGAAGAGGGCAAGTAAGCCTGCGGTCGCAGAACCTACCGTTAAGAAGACTCCAAAACCGGAAGCAGATACTAAGAAGTTAGAGAAGGAAATAGCACAAATAGAAGAGCAAATAGAAGCCCAAGAGCAATTGAAAGCCAAATTGGAACTAGAATTAGCTGAAGTATTTAGTGACGGGGAGAAATTGAAGGTAGTAAACCAGCGTTATGAAGAAGCAGGAAAAAAACTTGAAGCGCTTCACGCCCTTTGGGAAGAAAAAGTGACTGCCCTAGATTCATGA
- a CDS encoding type IX secretion system plug protein, translating into MKIRLSIFLLFCTLMAKGQGPFEEFVHSEHVKSLTLYAYSGTEKSETRYLIPPVAQLENTAQQIVLEFDDLRAQYVQYKVRIIHCDMDWSRSRLLDMEFMKDINETFVEDYHLSRNTKIPYYHYRLVVPKPILSGNYILQLYDESEVVAQRRFWIYENQVHAEAKVVESNDPNLWKTHQQLDLRIDLGNYRVGIPKRELFVFIRVNQDQWKKVNNDHLAFSGRNSFSLQQFSNDYLFPGQNEYRFLDISNTFSRGMNVDEIIRGRPDVIITTVQQSRAHSNYVQSYDNDGGFLIRNIDNGDPDYTSDYVEVLFRLSPVHVKEGQVPVLLSRILPETPLEWNEESGYYELNTFLKNGFYDYAFGLRDTKGLDRNALEGDFQQTRNTYEVFIYHAVPGKRNVSLVGYQLRK; encoded by the coding sequence ATGAAGATCAGACTAAGCATATTCCTACTTTTTTGTACTTTGATGGCGAAGGGCCAGGGGCCTTTTGAGGAATTTGTGCACTCCGAACATGTAAAATCCTTGACCCTGTATGCCTATTCAGGTACAGAGAAAAGTGAAACCAGGTACTTGATACCTCCTGTGGCCCAACTGGAGAACACTGCACAGCAGATCGTCTTGGAGTTTGACGATTTGAGGGCACAATACGTACAGTATAAGGTTAGGATTATCCATTGTGATATGGATTGGAGTAGATCCCGACTGCTGGATATGGAGTTCATGAAGGATATAAATGAAACCTTCGTGGAAGATTACCATCTTTCCAGAAATACTAAGATTCCCTATTACCATTATAGATTGGTAGTGCCAAAGCCTATACTATCCGGTAATTACATCTTGCAGTTATACGATGAATCTGAGGTGGTGGCACAGAGGAGATTTTGGATTTATGAAAATCAGGTGCATGCGGAGGCAAAGGTGGTGGAATCAAATGATCCTAATCTTTGGAAGACGCATCAACAACTGGATCTGCGGATAGATTTAGGAAATTATAGAGTGGGAATTCCAAAAAGGGAATTGTTCGTCTTTATCCGAGTGAATCAGGATCAATGGAAAAAGGTAAATAATGATCATTTAGCCTTTAGTGGGAGGAATAGTTTCTCTTTGCAGCAGTTTAGTAATGATTATTTGTTTCCGGGGCAAAATGAGTATCGCTTTTTGGACATTAGTAATACCTTTAGCAGAGGTATGAATGTGGATGAGATCATAAGAGGAAGACCTGATGTGATCATCACTACAGTTCAGCAGTCACGGGCTCATTCTAATTATGTGCAGAGTTATGATAATGATGGTGGTTTTCTCATTCGAAATATAGACAATGGGGATCCGGATTATACCTCTGATTATGTAGAGGTGCTTTTTCGCTTATCTCCTGTGCATGTAAAAGAAGGACAGGTTCCTGTGCTTTTAAGTAGGATTCTGCCTGAAACCCCTTTGGAATGGAATGAGGAATCAGGATATTACGAGTTAAATACCTTCTTGAAAAATGGATTCTATGATTATGCTTTTGGCCTTAGAGATACCAAAGGTTTAGATAGAAATGCTCTAGAGGGAGATTTTCAGCAAACTCGGAATACTTACGAAGTATTTATCTATCATGCCGTACCGGGCAAGAGGAATGTAAGTTTAGTAGGATATCAATTGAGGAAATAA